The following are encoded together in the Vigna unguiculata cultivar IT97K-499-35 chromosome 2, ASM411807v1, whole genome shotgun sequence genome:
- the LOC114168587 gene encoding uncharacterized protein LOC114168587 produces the protein MMMETNTRKQVPLQWWFRKALLLSLIFFAFCSDTSQSVSFRRGLKTTTAAVKLNKNQDQVVIGNGIVSLNLSNPEGYIIGLYYDGTQNILDNKNEQFDRGYLDVVWNEAGQPGIFERIHGTKFSVIEASDTVVEISFLKTWSASMKGSSVPINIDLRYILRRGDSGFYSYAIFTRPPGLPAVTVDQIRIVYKLDEDRFHYMAISDTRQRKMPTAEDRRTGQVLAYPEAVLLTHETDPQIRGEVDDKYQYSTENKDNSVHGWITEDDSAPVGFWVITPSNEFRNGGPVKQELTSHVGPTSLSMFTSTHYAGKKVIIAFDEGETYKKVFGPIFVYLNSATTKTQFKSLWADAVEQLSNEEKKWPYDFIGSKDFFPSSQRGMVSGKLQVKDGGGTTQPAKSSYVGLALPGDAGSWQIESKGYQFWTQTDKDGSFSITNIVPGSYNLYAWVPGFIGNYKYEVNVDIKPGDNINLGSLVYSPPRNGPTLWEIGIPDRSAAEFYVPDPYPKLVNKLYLNDSKNRFRQYGLWGRYTDLYPKKDLIFTVGVSEYQKDWFYAQVTRTTEPGKFVPTTWQIQFQLENIIKGANYTLQLALASATNSELEVRINKPNSNPPYFSSQDLIGSDNAIARHGIHGLYKLYSVGVNSNQLVKGKNTIYLTQSNAKTPFEGIMYDYIRLETPPTTKK, from the exons ATGATGATGGAAACTAATACGAGGAAACAAGTTCCGCTCCAATGGTGGTTTAGAAAGGCTTTGCTTCTCAGCTTAATCTTTTTCGCTTTCTGCTCTGACACTTCTCAGAGTGTCTCGTTTAG AAGGGGTTTGAAGACTACTACTGCTGCTGTCAAGCTGAATAAAAATCAAGACCAG GTAGTGATCGGAAACGGCATAGTTTCCCTGAATTTGTCAAATCCCGAAGGCTATATTATTGGACTATATTATGACGGAACTCAGAATATACTTGATAATAAAAACGAACAATTTGATAGAGG GTACTTAGACGTTGTTTGGAACGAAGCAGGACAACCTGGGATCTTTGAGAG AATCCATGGGACAAAATTCTCAGTCATTGAAGCAAGTGATACTGTGGTGGAGATTTCCTTTTTAAAAACATGGAGTGCTTCCATGAAAGGCTCAAGTGTACCCATAAACATAGACTTAAG GTATATATTACGAAGAGGCGATTCTGGGTTTTATTCATACGCAATATTTACTCGTCCACCAGGACTTCCTGCAGTCACGGTTGATCAAATTAGAATTGTTTACAAACTCGACGAAGACAG GTTCCACTATATGGCCATATCTGATACAAGGCAAAGGAAGATGCCAACTGCAGAAGACAGAAGAACGGGCCAGGTCCTGGCGTATCCTGAAGCTGTTCTCTTAACCCATGAAACTGACCCACAAATTCGAGGAGAG GTTGATGATAAATACCAATACTCGACAGAGAACAAAGATAACTCTGTTCATGGGTGGATTACAGAGGATGATTCAGCACCAGTGGGTTTCTGGGTGATAACTCCCAGTAATGAGTTCCGCAATGGTGGGCCCGTTAAACAAGAACTCACTTCTCATGTTGGCCCAACTTCTCTTTCC ATGTTTACTAGCACTCATTATGCTGGTAAGAAGGTAATCATTGCATTTGATGAAGGGGAGacttataaaaaagtttttgggccaatttttgtttatcttaaCTCTGCTACAACCAAAACTCAGTTTAAGTCTCTGTGGGCAGATGCTGTAGAACAG TTAtccaatgaagaaaaaaaatggccTTATGATTTCATTGGATCAAAAGATTTTTTTCCATCCAGTCAACGGGGAATGGTGTCaggaaaacttcaagttaaagATGG GGGAGGGACCACTCAGCCAGCTAAAAGTTCTTACGTTGGTCTAGCTTTACCTGGAGATGCAGGATCATGGCAAATAGAAAGCAAG GGTTATCAATTCTGGACTCAAACTGACAAAGATGGAAGCTTCTCAATTACAAATATTGTACCTGGGAGTTACAACTTGTATGCATGGGTCCCTGGTTTCATtggaaattataaatatgaagtCAATGTTGATATCAAACCAG GAGACAACATAAACTTGGGTTCACTTGTATACAGTCCTCCAAGAAATGGTCCTACTTTATGGGAAATTGGGATCCCAGATAGGTCAGCTGCGGAGTTCTATGTACCAGACCCTTACCCAAAGCTTGTGAACAAATTGTACCTAAACGATAGCAAAAACAG GTTTAGGCAATACGGCTTGTGGGGACGTTACACTGATTTATATCCAAAAAAAGATCTCATTTTCACAGTCGGTGTTTCTGAGTATCAGAAGGATTGGTTTTATGCTCAAGTTACCAG GACCACAGAACCGGGCAAATTCGTTCCAACCACATGGCAGATTCAATTCCAGCTTGAGAATATCATAAAGGGAGCAAACTACACACTGCAATTGGCCTTGGCATCTGCCACTAATTCTGAATTGGAG GTTAGGATCAACAAGCCGAATTCAAACCCTCCATACTTCTCATCACAAGATTTAATTGGCAGTGACAATGCCATAGCGAGGCACGGCATCCATGGATTGTATAAGTTGTACAGTGTAGGTGTAAACAGTAATCAATTGGTAAAAGGAAAAAACACCATCTATTTGACACAGTCAAATGCCAAAACTCCATTTGAAGGAATTATGTATGATTATATTCGATTGGAGACTCCTCCAAcaactaaaaaataa